Proteins encoded in a region of the Saccharomyces eubayanus strain FM1318 chromosome V, whole genome shotgun sequence genome:
- the ILV1 gene encoding threonine ammonia-lyase ILV1 yields MSATLLRQPLSAVSRQSRSSRVSGLNLLKLKAQLHRHHLSPSLIKLHSELKLDELQTDNTPDYVRLVLRSSVYDVINESPISQGVGLSSRLNTNVILKREDLLPVFSFKLRGAYNMIAKLDDSQRNQGVIACSAGNHAQGVAFAAKHLKIPATIVMPVCTPSIKYQNVSRLGSQVVLFGNDFDEAKAECAKLAEERGLTNIPPFDHPYVIAGQGTVAMEILRQVRTVNKIGAVFVPVGGGGLIAGIGAYLKRIAPHIKVIGVETYDAATLHNSLQRNQRTPLQTVGTFADGTSVRMIGEETFRVAQQVVDEVVLVNTDEICAAVKDVFEDTRSIVEPSGALSVAGMKKYISTVHPEIDHTKNTYVPILSGANMNFDRLRFVSERAVLGEGKEVFMLITIPDVPGAFKKLQKIIHPRSVTEFSYRYNEHRHESSSEVPKAYIYTSFSVVDREKEIKQVMQQLSALGFEAVDISDNELAKSHGRYLVGGASKVPNERIISFEFPERPGALTKFLGGLSDSWNLTLFHYRNHGADIGKVLAGISVPPRENLTFQKFLEDLGYSYHDETDNTVYQKFLKY; encoded by the coding sequence ATGTCTGCTACTCTACTAAGACAGCCCTTAAGTGCGGTTTCTCGGCAAAGTAGAAGTTCGAGAGTCTCTGGACTTAACCTTTTGAAACTAAAGGCTCAATTACATAGACACCATTTATCACCTTCTTTAATAAAACTACACTCCGAGTTGAAACTGGATGAGCTGCAAACCGATAACACTCCGGACTATGTCCGCTTGGTATTGAGATCGTCCGTGTACGACGTAATTAATGAATCACCAATCTCTCAAGGTGTAGGCTTGTCTTCCCGTTTGAACACGAAtgtcattttgaaaagagaggaTCTTTTGCCTGTGTTCTCTTTCAAGCTTCGTGGTGCTTATAACATGATTGCCAAGCTAGACGATTCTCAAAGAAACCAAGGTGTTATTGCCTGTTCAGCAGGAAACCACGCCCAAGGTGTGGCTTTTGCAGCCAAACACTTGAAGATCCCGGCTACCATCGTCATGCCTGTCTGTACACCATCTATCAAGTATCAAAACGTCTCCAGATTGGGGTCTCaagttgttctttttggtAATGATTTTGACGAAGCCAAAGCAGAATGTGCCAAATTGGCAGAAGAGCGTGGCCTAACAAACATTCCTCCTTTCGATCATCCTTACGTCATTGCAGGTCAAGGTACTGTAGCCATGGAAATCTTGAGACAAGTGCGTACCGTTAACAAGATCGGTGCTGTCTTCGTCCCtgttggtggtggtggtctAATTGCTGGTATCGGTGcgtatttgaaaagaatcgCTCCTCATATCAAAGTTATCGGTGTCGAAACTTATGACGCAGCCACTCTACACAACTCTTTGCAACGCAACCAAAGAACTCCCTTACAAACTGTGGGTACTTTTGCTGATGGTACTTCTGTCCGTATGATCGGTGAAGAAACTTTTAGAGTCGCCCAACAAGTAGTAGATGAAGTCGTCCTCGTTAACACTGATGAGATTTGTGCCGCAGTGAAAGACGTTTTTGAAGATACAAGAAGCATTGTGGAACCATCTGGTGCTTTATCAGTGGCTGGTATGAAGAAATACATCTCTACCGTACACCCTGAAATCGACCATACTAAAAATACCTATGTCCCTATCCTTTCAGGCGCTAACATGAACTTTGATAGATTAAGATTCGTTTCTGAACGTGCTGTCCTTGGTGAAGGTAAAGAAGTCTTCATGTTAATTACTATACCTGACGTCCCAGGTgcattcaagaaattgcaaaaaatcATTCACCCAAGATCTGTCACTGAATTCTCCTACCGTTACAACGAACATCGTCATGAATCCTCTAGCGAAGTCCCCAAGGCTTACATCTACACCTCCTTTAGTGTCGTTGAcagagaaaaggaaatcaaacaaGTGATGCAACAACTAAGTGCCCTTGGTTTCGAAGCTGTGGATATCTCCGACAACGAATTGGCCAAATCTCATGGTAGATACTTGGTCGGTGGTGCTTCTAAAGTGCCAAATGAAAGAATCatctcttttgaatttcctGAAAGACCAGGTGCTTTAACTAAGTTCCTAGGTGGTTTAAGCGACTCTTGGAATTTAACTCTGTTCCATTATAGAAACCACGGTGCCGATATTGGTAAGGTATTGGCAGGGATTTCTGTTCCACCAAGAGAAAACTTGaccttccaaaaattcttggaaGATTTGGGTTACTCTTACCATGACGAAACTGATAACACCGTTTATCagaaattcttgaaatattga
- the SBH1 gene encoding Arf family guanine nucleotide exchange factor SBH1: protein MSSPTPPGGQRTLQKRSQGSSQKVAASAQTKNTKSNNSILKIFSDEATGLRVDPLVVLFLAVGFIFSVVALHVISKVAGKLF from the coding sequence ATGTCAAGCCCAACTCCTCCAGGTGGCCAACGTACTTTGCAAAAGAGAAGCCAGGGCAGTTCACAAAAAGTTGCAGCTTCCGCTCAAACTAAGAACACGAAGAGCAACAACTCGAtcttgaagattttttccGATGAAGCCACGGGGCTAAGAGTCGATCCTTTAGTAGTGTTATTCCTAGCGGTCggttttattttctctgtTGTTGCATTGCATGTTATTTCTAAAGTCGCAGGTAAGCTATTCTAG
- the GET2 gene encoding GET complex subunit GET2 has translation MGLCTLPSLTASNSIKQRHTVEMAELTEAEKRRLLRERRQQKFSNGGASSRLNKITGQASSHLNAESPLDAPSIPTGTPVESSGVATPASKNDSSAAPQFDLLKQLAAMQGQGPGSGSGSPPDSSTPDLFSLLSSMNTGMPGAEGTPSLGQASPMAPINQAALDYHDYLLNKLKAWTILVKWVFFLLPYLFLLTRPNAAVWSAFAFAQSAWFAPLRNPSNFTTVFATFEFLSISIYYQLLKNVEHKSKIRNLQDTNKLVKLVSLVPEGMIPIPNLKGKIVTALQYWDLLSMLITDISFVLIMLGLLTYL, from the coding sequence ATGGGCCTTTGCACCCTCCCCTCACTCACCGCCAGCAACAGCATTAAACAACGTCACACTGTAGAGATGGCTGAATTGACTGAGGCAGAAAAGCGCAGGCTGCTTAGGGAAAGGAGACAACAGAAGTTTAGCAATGGAGGTGCCAGTTCCAGACTGAATAAAATCACCGGGCAGGCAAGCAGTCATTTGAACGCAGAATCTCCCTTGGATGCTCCCAGCATTCCAACGGGTACCCCGGTGGAGAGTTCTGGTGTGGCTACTCCAGCCAGCAAAAACGACAGCAGCGCGGCTCCTCAATTTGACTTACTAAAGCAATTAGCTGCCATGCAGGGCCAAGGTCCGGGCTCAGGCTCAGGCTCCCCACCGGACTCTTCCACTCCtgatttgttttccttACTGAGCTCCATGAATACTGGTATGCCGGGCGCAGAGGGCACACCATCACTTGGTCAGGCGTCTCCTATGGCTCCCATCAATCAAGCTGCCTTAGACTACCACGATTACTTGCTCAATAAACTGAAGGCATGGACCATTTTGGTGAAATGggtcttctttttattgcCCTATCTGTTTCTACTTACAAGACCAAATGCTGCGGTGTGGTCTGCTTTCGCATTCGCTCAATCGGCTTGGTTTGCGCCTTTGAGAAACCCATCTAACTTCACCACTGTTTTCGCTACATTTGAGTTTCTTTCTATATCCATTTACTACCAactgttgaaaaatgtgGAGCATAAGAGTAAGATTAGAAATTTGCAAGATACAAACAAACTGGTCAAGCTAGTTTCGCTTGTGCCCGAGGGGATGATTCCTATCCCCAACCTGAAGGGCAAAATAGTCACGGCTTTGCAATATTGGGATCTGCTGTCCATGCTCATCACTGACATTTCATTCGTATTGATCATGCTAGGCTTGTTGACGTACTTATAG
- the UTP7 gene encoding Utp7p — MGYKKTGHKNHTKERENQNKFERSINTTANSNNNVNNIRNQTKDKKLRAGLKKIDDQYKKAVSSAAATDYLLPESNGYLEPENELEKTFKVQQSEIKSSVDVTTANKALDLSLKEFGPYNINYAKNGTHLLITGRKGHVASMDWRKGELRAELFLNETCHSATYLQNEQYFAVAQKKYTFIYDHEGTELHRLKQHIEARHLEFLPYHYLLATAGETGWLKYHDVSTGQLVSELRTKAGPTTAMAQNPWNAVMHLGHSNGTVSLWSPSMPDPLVKLLSARGPVKSIAIDRSGYYMVTTGADKSMKIWDIRNFKQLHSIENLPTPGTNVSISDTGLLALSRGPHVTLWKDALKLSGDSKPCFGSMGGNLHRNTPYMSHLFAGNKVENLAFVPFEDLLGVGHQTGVTNLIVPGAGEANYDALELNPFETKKQRQEQEVRTLLNKLPADTITLDPNAIGSVDKRSSTIRLNAKDLAQVTMDANNKSKENNDIPDVKPEVKGKNSGLRSFMRKKTQNVIDERKLRVQKQLHKEKSMRKRNQQIKEGVISEDHKDVVEEALSRFS; from the coding sequence ATGGGCTACAAGAAAACTGGTCACAAAAATCACACAAAGGAGCgagaaaaccaaaataaatttgaacGTTCAATAAATACTACCGCTAATAGTAATAACAATGTCAATAATATTCGTAATCAAACAAAGGATAAGAAATTGAGAGCtggtttgaagaaaatagatGACCAATACAAAAAGGCGGTCTCTTCTGCCGCGGCCACAGACTACCTTTTACCTGAATCCAACGGTTATTTGGAACCCGAAAATGAACTAGAAAAGACTTTCAAAGTACAACAATCTGAAATTAAATCCAGCGTGGACGTCACCACAGCAAACAAGGCCTTAGACTTATCGTTAAAGGAATTTGGCCCTTACAATATAAACTACGCCAAGAACGGTACACATCTATTGATCACAGGCCGTAAAGGTCATGTGGCTTCTATGGATTGGAGGAAGGGTGAGCTACGTGCCgaactgtttttgaatgaaacCTGTCATTCAGCAACTTACTTGCAAAATGAGCAATATTTTGCCGTGgcacaaaagaaatatacATTTATTTACGACCATGAAGGCACAGAACTACACCGTTTGAAACAGCATATCGAGGCAAGACATTTAGAATTCCTACCATATCATTACCTGCTAGCCACTGCTGGTGAAACAGGCTGGTTGAAATACCATGATGTTTCCACTGGTCAACTGGTTTCAGAATTAAGAACCAAGGCCGGTCCCACCACAGCAATGGCGCAAAACCCATGGAATGCTGTAATGCATTTAGGCCATTCGAACGGTACAGTTTCGCTATGGTCTCCGTCAATGCCTGACCCCTTGGTAAAGCTACTCTCTGCCAGAGGCCCGGTGAAAAGCATTGCCATCGACAGAAGCGGTTACTATATGGTCACCACAGGTGCTGATAAAtcgatgaagatatggGATATCAGAAACTTCAAACAACTACATTCAATCGAAAACTTGCCAACACCAGGCACGAACGTTTCAATTTCAGATACCGGTCTATTAGCATTGTCTCGTGGTCCTCATGTTACATTATGGAAGGACGCTTTGAAACTAAGTGGAGATAGTAAACCATGCTTTGGATCCATGGGAGGAAACCTTCATAGAAACACTCCTTACATGTCACATTTGTTTGCCGGTAATAAAGTAGAAAATTTGGCATTCGTACCCTTTGAAGATTTATTGGGAGTAGGTCATCAAACAGGTGTTACCAACTTGATTGTACCAGGTGCAGGTGAAGCTAATTATGACGCTTTGGAATTGAATCCATTTGAAACCAAGAAGCAAagacaagaacaagaggTCAGAACCTTGTTAAACAAGTTACCAGCAGACACTATTACTCTGGATCCAAACGCCATCGGTTCTGTGGATAAAAGGTCTTCCACCATAAGGTTAAACGCTAAGGATTTGGCTCAAGTGACAATGGACGCCAATAATAAATCCAAGGAGAATAATGACATTCCAGATGTGAAACCTGAAGTAAAGGGCAAAAATTCAGGTCTGCGTTCGTTTATGCGTAAAAAGACTCAGAATGTTattgatgaaagaaaattgagaGTTCAGAAACAATTACATAAGGAGAAAAGTATGCGTAAAAGAAATCAACAGATTAAAGAAGGTGTGATTTCGGAAGATCACAAAGATGTCGTTGAAGAGGCATTAAGTAGATTTAGTTAG
- the AIM10 gene encoding putative proline--tRNA ligase AIM10, with translation MLKYRVLSRSCHIFHPKSLSNNTLKSESTQELLQTLGFIRRSQAGLFQWLPLGLRSLNKLTGIIRNRMDNDCGAVEVSLSAVSSKSLWQTTGRWTNSELFKFKDSKGKQYCLTATCEEDITDLMKNYVTSYKDMPITVYQITRKYRDEIRPRGGLLRGREFLMKDAYSFASTKEEAFASFQELDETYNKIFKDLKIPFVSAWADSGDIGGEFSKEFHLIHESGEDTLMSCKDCGDISTLDMSQSFPEKDGQYLGDVDCKYALTKDHSTLICFYYPKNRQLNWNLALNVMDKDIDLALRDKPNDLVLEAYQNDNEDIMFSKILRVMDCRLNSKSNFPDFPLKEYLKNNFGQIDDVSIVDAQADEICGKCENGNLQSFKSIEVGHIFLLGNKYSKPLNVKFVDKENKNDTFVHMGCYGIGVSRLIGSVAELGRDANGFRWPAIIAPYKVSICTGPSNEENLQRIKDIRSKLLDNSSIDVQNDMLDQFNEKLGIGARIKLSHAMGIPLCVIVGPKNWPNVEIEVRGIRWGKRDQWKTEFEKKTQEWNWKCTENENGIEKHVVPIEHLAEVVDILLRDM, from the coding sequence ATGTTGAAGTATCGTGTATTATCTCGATCATGTCATATATTCCACCCAAAGTCTCTCTCGAATAATACCCTTAAATCAGAATCCACCCAAGAACTACTTCAGACACTGGGGTTTATAAGACGCTCGCAAGCTGGACTCTTCCAATGGCTACCGCTTGGCCTGCGATCACTAAATAAATTGACAGGTATCATACGAAACCGGATGGACAACGACTGTGGGGCTGTGGAAGTTTCGCTGAGTGCTGTCTCCTCCAAATCACTATGGCAAACGACGGGTCGGTGGACTAATAGCGAGCTGTTTAAATTTAAGGATTCCAAAGGGAAGCAGTATTGTTTGACAGCGACATGTGAAGAAGATATTACggatttgatgaaaaattacgTTACTAGTTACAAAGATATGCCTATCACGGTGTATcaaataacaagaaaatatagaGACGAAATTAGGCCCAGAGGTGGTCTTTTACGTGGACGAGAATTTTTAATGAAGGACGCGTATTCATTTGCCAGTACCAAAGAAGAGGCATTTGCCAGTTTCCAAGAATTAGACGAAACCTAcaataaaatatttaaagatttgaagATACCTTTTGTTAGTGCATGGGCAGACAGTGGTGATATAGGTGGTGAATTTAGTAAAGAATTTCATTTGATTCATGAATCTGGTGAAGACACTCTGATGAGTTGCAAAGATTGTGGCGACATTTCAACCCTAGATATGTCTCAATCATTTCCTGAAAAAGATGGGCAATATCTTGGCGATGTCGATTGTAAGTATGCCTTGACCAAAGATCACTCTACTTTAATATGCTTTTATTATCCAAAAAACAGGCAATTGAATTGGAACTTGGCATTAAACGTAATGGACAAGGATATCGATTTGGCATTAAGGGACAAGCCAAATGATCTTGTTCTGGAAGCTTATCAAAACGATAATGAAGACATTATGTTCAGTAAAATATTGAGAGTTATGGACTGTAGACTGAACTCCAAATCAAATTTCCCTGATTTCCCACTGAAGgaatatttgaagaataatTTTGGCCAAATTGATGATGTTTCTATAGTGGATGCACAAGCAGATGAAATATGTGGTAAATGTGAAAACGGAAATCTACAATCGTTCAAAAGCATCGAAGTTGGCCACATATTTTTACTGGGCAACAAGTATTCGAAGCCACTGAACGTCAAGTTTGTAGATAAagagaataaaaatgataCGTTTGTTCATATGGGGTGCTACGGCATCGGAGTAAGCAGGCTAATTGGATCAGTGGCGGAACTGGGCCGTGATGCAAATGGGTTTAGATGGCCAGCCATAATAGCACCATACAAGGTGTCTATATGTACCGGGCCCAGTAATGAAGAGAACCTACAGCGGATAAAAGATATTCGGTCCAAATTATTGGATAATTCCTCTATAGATGTCCAAAATGATATGCTGGACCAATTCAACGAAAAATTGGGGATAGGCGCTAGGATAAAGTTATCTCATGCCATGGGCATACCATTATGTGTCATCGTAGGCCCAAAGAACTGGCCCAATGTGGAAATTGAAGTTCGTGGCATCAGGTGGGGCAAAAGGGATCAATGGAAAACGGAGTTCGAGAAGAAGACTCAAGAGTGGAATTGGAAGTGCactgaaaatgaaaacggaattgaaaaacacGTTGTCCCGATTGAGCACTTGGCAGAAGTCGTCGACATTCTGCTAAGAGATATGTAG